cgtaagtcagtcgtgattggccagtttggatccgttagtgaagttaggtcgttctgttcggttcgtttgtaatgttaatgtcgtgaatgagtcgtttgtatggtgccagtagtggttgacacctgttgaagGGAGTCTGTcccaagttagtaaaccagctttccagggtcagtcgttgaaagtagttggtgctgtaggttaggcattgcgcagagtcccagtcaatagtgtggttcgtaagtcggtgatgttcagcaatgtgattgttgacatcgcctttcctcgtcgctcgtttgtgttcagtcagtctaattgtgaggtttctgccagtctcaccgatgtaggaggcgtggcagtcggagcaattgatcgTATAAACtgctccctgtctgttcctcggttcgtctttgtctttgacgtTAGTCGGTAATtgacgtagtgtggtaataggtttgtgagcgacgcggatattgaatggttgtaggatgcgcgagatgttctcagatatgccctTTATGTATGGTATAGTTGCTGTGGTCGTAGGAGTTGCTCCCTTAGTTAAGAAAATTAATGTAGCCTGAGAGGTAAAATTTAAACTACGTTTCgccataaaaaaacaacaacggcAAGAACTTGGTCATCAGGCTTACAAGAGAATAGAGGCTAGATATCTCTAGTTACGCACGCGCACGCGCATTTCACTCCCTTtatcgattgttacgttagtatcgcGCATGCTCAGTTTCCTCCTTTAGTTGATTGTTTCATCAGTACCTCGCGTATTCTCAGTTTCCTCAAGTATCTCAGAAATTGTTATCCGATATAGGACGTCAGAAGGAGTCTTACCAGTAGGTTAGATTATAGGAAAGGTAAGGTTAAAGTTAAAagatttttgtcttgttttattgCAGAGGTCACATAGATATCACTATTCTTGGAGCTATGCAAGTGTCACAGTTCGGAGACATTGCTAATTGGATGATCCCGGTAAGTAATTATATCAATATATATCTAAAGGAACAAATGAGAACTCAGTCACTTGTAGTCGGCCTGAAGCGCCTGTCGATAAAAGCGAGCGAGCAGCGAttggtgtttgttttgtttctgattagTTGGAAATGTTTGGGTGAGTTCTTTCGACCAATTACAGAGTAAAACTAAAGCAATGGCTGATTACTTACAAAACTTAGCTGAAAATAACTCCAATTGCGACGGCCATTACGAGCAAATGTAACCATAAGAAGCAGGCACAGAGAAGAACTAAACGCATCAGCTGGCTGACAGACTGCTTTCAACAAACTGATTTCACTCTGACGAAGCGCTAAGCTCAAaattcagctttagaaactctttaataaaaccaaattatctgattgatggattgattgattgattgattgattgattgacaggGCAAAATGGTGAAAGGAATGGGAGGTGCCATGGATTTAGTTTCCAGTGGGTCTAAAGTTATAGTTACCATGGAACATCTGGCAAAGGTGGGTGTTCTATCTTGCACTCATAGtgcttaaatttaattttaccgTTTGGTCCGTCTAAGACTGCAAGCCGTTgcagtagaaaaaaaaaaaaaaaagaaatgggtTAAGAGGAAcgaaaaacgacaaaaaaaaaagatctcaAAAGTGCAGGATCAATTTCTGGCGATCGTGTCCTAAGACCAGTTAATTTGTGATTTAAAATCCAAAGTGGATGATGTGACAATTCATTGTCACCTTGTTCATGTGTATGTTTTTCTGCTACAGGGAGACAAACATAAGATCTTGGAAAAGTGTACACTTCCCTTGACGGGCACAAACTGCGTAAACATGATCATCACCGAAAAGGTAGTTAATTTAAggtggctttttttttgttataaatacACTGCAAAATCCTGGTATAATACCTCGGTACCTCGGTTCCAATCTACGGCTTCCTATCGGAGTTTCTGTGTACTCGAAGGCAAGTTAAGGAAGGAGTCGGATCTTAAAGCAGGTTTCAAACGCCTTGCTAAATCACAGTCATTAGGTGCAATTGTTGAGAATCCTAACCGGTTCCTTTCTTTATACATGTTTACGATAGCATTACAGGATATTACCTGATGCGCCTCAATCATCTTCAGATAATTGACCGATGGAAAGGTCCTAGTTATATAAAAGTCATACTTCCAGAACTTATTATTAAAAGATTTTGCACGGTCAGAGAATTCCCATCGGCTTCAAAATCCAATCTCTCTAACGAATCTTAGCTACataaaacaactgaaaatatTAAGGTACGTCTACCAAAGACAATAAACAATCAAACTGGAAGGAAAACTGGACAAACCGAAAAATTCCTAACTTTATCTGAAAACTAGCTTAAACGTGTGCTTGTAAGGGATGAAGGAGATTTTTTCACGCTGTCAAAATTTAACTCAAAGGAGAAGATATTGCACGTGCGTCTAAACAGAGGTTGATCGAATTACTTTGTGATTGGTACTTCGGATGCCCTATTTCTGAGCCTTAGGAGGCTTGTTCTAGCCTGGCTATTGATCTAACTGGGCTCTTAAAGCTTACATTTTGCAAACTTCGAGGAGTTGCATGTCGATGCAATGCCTTCGTACGATGATAGATTTGTGAATTCCGTGTATTTGTTATATATGTGTTTGACTTTCAGTGCGTATTTGAAGTAAGTAAAGAGAATGGTCTCATACTGACAGAGTTATGGCCTGGAGTATCTATTCAAGATATACAAATTTCCACCGGATGTACCTTCCAAGTGAGCACGATCCTTAAATCTCCggaatttttattgttgttgttgttgatttcaTTGTTATCAATGTCTTTGGTATAATGTTTGACATTCTCGTCATAAATCATTATTGTTTGCCGTCAATCTAGACGACAAATTTGCTTCGATCTTAGCTATGCTTAGCTATTGCCATTCCTCCATTCCTTTTTACTGGAAAGTCTTAAAAAGGGTAAATAGTTGATCCTTTGattcctaagagtgacaagcatctgaTTTAtacttacaacatcacccctgaatgacGCAAGGTCACAAGAGTagaggaaattatcaccaaccaaaaagctcttgattattaaactaattctccttgtcagtaccctAGGACATGTATGgggaactgtatggagaatattcatactgatgttgcagtgtaaagggttaaatgtgtTTCTTTCAGTAATTCTCTTTCGAATTATCCTgaacatttttacttattttttttcaccatttgcAGGTTTCCCCTGACCTAAAGGAAATGGAACAAATATCATAGAAGAGGGAAATTCCCCGTAAATGATATACTAAGtatttaataagttatttttaaaaagctaaTGGAAGGGAAAATGTATCCTCCAGGTGTGCTGGCAAGATAAAGAGAATCTTGTGTAATGAAAAAGAACAGGGtcaagtattttttaaaaacgtACTCAGATCTCCCTGAAACACTGGTTGGGATTActcaacaacaagaaaataagtGAAACATTTTTGAAGATAATATCGATAGCGAATAATTATTAGTATATTTGATGATTTCACTGTCCGGTGGAAAAATCGTCAGGACAGTCAATCCCTGCAGTTAGTACACAAATAGGAAAGCAAAGTTGCGTAAAAATGTATTATAGCATGGTTTGTCGAATGGAACTGAAATGAAGTGTAGCTGACATGAAGATGAGTACAAATTTAGCTGGTTACAAAAAGTTAGgcagaaaaaaatgatcttagCTAGACTGCAAGACACATTTGTTGGGATACCTACTGTCTACCCTTCCCCTCTCAATGTTGGTCTGTTGGCATTGAATGGAGGAGAGGGGCAAAGAACATCATAGACCCTCTTCCAGAGCAGTGACGCAACTAATTATGTTTAGGAGTGTAAGTAATCGGTTTAATGAAATCATCTTTCGTGGGGAACTATTCAAATAAATAGCGGGAACAAAGTTGTTACTTACCATTTCCGTGCTCTAGACAAGTATGTAAATCACAACACTAGGGTGAGtacttttttaaagattttgaaacGTTTCCCGCAATAAAGTATCGTTTCCTGACATCACAATAACTGATAAATCTCTGAACGATAGCAGACAGAAGGATGCTGTCAAATAATTATAGCGGAACTCGTAGCGCGCGCAGCGATGCCCTATACTTAACATAAATCGTGGGGACCCATCATGCCGAGAAAGTTTGGTTTGTCACGTAACCTTACGACCGTCCGTCTGtataagataaagaaaaaagttggaaTTCCATTTTTTGCAACAATTAAtgatgaaataaaggaaaaaatacatcTTAACGCCTACCTTAATTTAACTAGGGTGTCATTGGATAATGATGTTACAAGGCTTTTGATCAACAGGCGAAGTGGCTCCTCCGGAAGTTATCGCCATTTCTGTTTCTGAACCACCACGCTACTTAGAATATTGCCTTCTTCTTCTATGCTCCTACGTTGGTTGGCGAAAAATTCaaagattcaattttttaactACATATAAGATTCACACGCTAAAAATTATGTGTTTTCTATATAAGTAAGCCAATGAGAACAGCAGCTACTCAGGGCTTCCTTCTTGAAAACAGTCGGCACTTCAAAGTTTGATTCTGTTTCGGAGATTGCTGTTCTCAGTCTTCTTCTAACGCAGCTTGTAAATTCTGCCTCACATGGTCGATTGCAGGAAGAAGTCAAGTGCACTCTATTTTCGTCGACTCTAAAGGTTTTGACCGTATCATTGCCTTCGGGTGTAGGTTCATTTGAGTCACCCCTCATCACCTACGATCGGCAATTCGGCACGATTGTCGCTTTAGTGATCGTGCACGTAGGCGcttgatttacaaacttttctcatgCTCTCCCAACATCTTGTtgggttattacgccggtaaactgatagaaagtgcgGTCTTTTGCTTAAATAAACTGGAACTGAAAAAGACAAGTCTTACGCGTGTTATTTGGTCTGCGTCACAATCCATGAAGCGATTTCTCTTTGCGATTATTAGTTAATCGTTATGTTCTGTTATGTATTCACGTCGAAGAAAAATTTCCTAGGCCGCGTACCCCGTtaaaatttgagtttttttaattttcagtgacCTAAGGTTGAGAATGATATACGACATCTTGATGTCAATACTCAATTAACTTTTACCAAGTAAAGAAGGTTTTCTCTGTCGTACAATTAACATATGTCCTACCAGATGTCTTAGTGTTTGCCTCTCAGTGTTTAGTCGTAGCTGATGAGGTATATATCTAACAAATTCAAGGAACAAATTTACATTTGTTTGACACCACAGACAGCTTTTTCGTGCATTCTAGAGAAAACAAACTACTGAGGAGTCTGAGGAAGTCTGTAGGTCATCATTCTCAAGAAAACAAGGTTTTTGATCATTGCTGGGCTGCCCAGATAAACCGcggtaaaaaagaaaacgatagCAGAATTATGGCGACAACAAATTTTACAGATGGTGGGTCTAAGATAAAAACAATCCAAGAACTGGCATGTTCCCCTTCTTCAGCTGATGGATTACAACAACCATCAATTTATCTCGCTGCAGTCAACATGTTCCTCTCAGTCACTGCGTTTCTTGGGAATTTTCTCATTCTTGTTGCCCTTCGCAAGGAGTCTTCCCTTTGTCCGCCATCCAAGCTCTtatatcgttgtctggcaataAGTGATCTGTTTGTTGGTCTTGTTACTCAGCCTCTTTAtgctacttattggatgtccttAGTTTACGAACAACGGAGTCTTTGTCTATATACATACTACACCGCCTTCATAACAGGCTTTACCTTGTATTCAGTGTCTTTGTTGACAAtaacggccataagcgtggacagacttctggccctgttgttggggctgagatacagacaaattgtaACGTTGAAGCGCACAAGTATCATTACAACTACCTTTTGGATTGTATCTGTTGTCGCCGCTTTATGCTACATTTTAGATCACCGCATAACCCTTTCTTTTGGTTGTACAGTTATACCATCTTGTCTAGTGATCTCAATCACATTGTACTCAAAGATTTTTCGCACTCTCAGGCATCAACAGGCTCGAGTACAAGATCGTTTTCAGCAGCAGCCAGGCCAACCAAATTCACTGAACATCGCAAGATACAGAAAagcagtgtacagtgcactgtgggtgcagcTTGCTTTAGTTATTTGTTATGCACCATATGATATTGTGGTAACTATGATCATGTTAAGAAAGTCACATTCATCACATCTCATCGTCAGTAAAGACATTCTGGTAGTTTTTGCCCACTTTGACTCCTCTTtaaatccttttcttttttgctggAGGATTGGTGAAGtaaaacaagcagtaaagcagacaatcagacaagcactttgTCTATAGAGTTAAATTCGTCTTAGGCCACACTCAAATGGACACCTTCAAGGCTGACGTTTAATTAGTCACAACCCCTTCTCAGAATGCTTCAGTGTCAAATATATCACTGGATTAGAGGAAATAAGTAGTTCTAAAAAATCGCTCCTCGAGgcttgtaaatatattttttccgcACGTAAAAAACTGAATGAAAGGCAATGGAAACACTTATAACATCTTTTGAAACAATGTTTCCGGCTACTGAAGTTTGTCGTGAATGCAACAAGTCATAACCAAAGAAAAGTGTAATGTGTAATTGTATTGTAATATATGTATGTAAGTAGTACAGGTTAATGTAGTGTAAGCATCGTGTAAAAGTATAGTGTAAGTACATATGTAAGTATaatatagagaaaaaaaatataccaaAGAAAAGATGTGCACGTACTATACTCTCACGTGTTTACTCCACTTAAAAACATATGAAGGCATCGGATAAGAGTAGTTTAACAGAGTTGGCgaggtaaaataattttacgaCAGCAAAAGAGTGAAATTCCAATATTTTGTTTCCTGAAGAGGACTTCGATGTACGCCGTATTGCCAAACAAACTGGTCAAGTGTCACTCTCGAAATTTGATctgttttctgaaaaatttccaGAATTCTTATCAATAGTGACTGTTTTTTGTTACTGGTATGTATTAACGTAGTTTAAGAAagtgtatgaaataaaattgaccatCGCTGCCTGTTAGTTTTCTTTCAGATCGATCGATTCTCTGAAATTATATGATTATAGCGAAAAAAGGGATTTCGAATGAATCATATACTTcacatttataaatattttatttaaagtggTGTTATATATCCAGCATGTCATTATTTCATCCTCTAGttgtttttagtttcattaTTCTACGTCTATCACCTCCGAGCGGCTAATTGTCGCTCTCGACTAATTGTCGCTCTCACCTGATTTTCTTTCAAGTcgttttaaaaaggtttttctgCAATTCAGCATCAACCACGACATTAAAagaagattttccatttgataatAGGCCCTAAATTGACAATATATCTTAATGTACCGCTAGTACAATCTATAACCCGTGTCTTTCTGTTTGCCAAGGGAATTGACTGCAAGTACTAATTTGAACTTAATTAGACTTTACAAGTTGAGAGAAACAGCTGGTTGCGATCCACATATGTCTGTTAGCATTAAGTAGTTtagaaaagtaaagagaaaatgtcGTGAATAAAACTTTAACACAACGCTGACAGGTTTATTAAACAACTGATTCGTACGTCAGTGTCCGTTCACCAAGATATGACGCATGGCCGAGAATATTTCAGAGCACGAAGAATGTGTAAGAGTTGCTTAAGACGAAGCTGAGAGCAACTATAGGTTCATAAGTGATAATTATGCTTGATAAAAGaagaatgaaataattgttGATCGAGAGTTAATAACGTTTAACTAGCCATCTCCTCATCAATAAATTGTCATGCTCACTGTAGTAtaagcggctagagcacgaaagaagtgtagggagaaacacgagacgtagtgtttctccccacttcttgagtgcattacttcaatttcaaaacaaactttatttccaaagcgaacaacaatgtcgtcagcatgctctatactctcatagagcacgctacaataagccaatcagaatccctgttagaatggttcaataatctgattggctctacaagacaaaagctgtcaaaagtgtcaaaccatcaaagttaaaaaaccatcaaagttcacaatctgcgatagtttacaaactaaaatagttcggcaggtcgattttaacgcttttgcctgaagtttttaatacagaatcttcaagtgaaatgttcagtgaacttcagccgaattatggctcataaaaaacacgcgagttttttcacatgataaggtagaaaacaaactgttcaaggcgagtgttttttaaatgaacgacagccgaattcaccggaacatgaagatcgctcgggatgacagcgccgcaaaactcgcctttgtttggttcttctgttgctacttgccggctcgcttgttccgaaattttactttcaattatcggaaaaaaaaaaaagctaaaaagaagtcccagaaaaggtcgaacatagtacaatttggcagatggcgtgacagcttcgtgctctatgagagtataga
This is a stretch of genomic DNA from Pocillopora verrucosa isolate sample1 chromosome 12, ASM3666991v2, whole genome shotgun sequence. It encodes these proteins:
- the LOC136277154 gene encoding adenosine receptor A2a-like — its product is MATTNFTDGGSKIKTIQELACSPSSADGLQQPSIYLAAVNMFLSVTAFLGNFLILVALRKESSLCPPSKLLYRCLAISDLFVGLVTQPLYATYWMSLVYEQRSLCLYTYYTAFITGFTLYSVSLLTITAISVDRLLALLLGLRYRQIVTLKRTSIITTTFWIVSVVAALCYILDHRITLSFGCTVIPSCLVISITLYSKIFRTLRHQQARVQDRFQQQPGQPNSLNIARYRKAVYSALWVQLALVICYAPYDIVVTMIMLRKSHSSHLIVSKDILVVFAHFDSSLNPFLFCWRIGEVKQAVKQTIRQALCL